The Cucumis melo cultivar AY chromosome 9, USDA_Cmelo_AY_1.0, whole genome shotgun sequence genome includes the window ATTAACCTTCACAGAATCAAGTTACAGTTATGTGTACGTAGTTTGAATCTGGTTTGTAGGGTACTAATTTAGAATTCATAGTTTGGTCATATCTCTTAAAACATCCCCATTATTGCTAGATAAAACAATTCTCCACTACAATAAATTTTCTTTATATGTGATAGAGAGAAGATGAATTGAAAGGTTTAATTAGTTGACAATAATATCAGTCGAAATGTATTCCAGTCCACCCATCTGTCTATTTTTTACACAATTCACACTCTAGTCTACTCTAGTAAAGTTGATCTAATACACAATAAATCACTTTAGCCTTTGTCCATCATTTTACACCATTCAAACACTACTCTAATCAAGCTGATCTCATACACGTTACAACCCCTTTAGCTCATCTCTTATATACCACATCCATAAAACTTGTCACATAAGAAAATTATTTGCATGAAACCAAACTACCAACACTAAATGccattaaaaattttaaatcaagACAGAACCACAGAAATAGCAACATTAACAGCAGAAAGTCAACAAAATTCTCAAAGCTTATCTAAACTGACCCACATCCACAACACCAGCTGGCCAAGGCTTGGACAAGTGAGGCGTATAACTTAGAGGAATTTAAACAAACAGATGGTGCGCATGCAACTGaaagcaagaaaagaaaagaaaatatctCAAGGGCAGAGAGGAAAGTGAGAGAGAAATTTGAATTGAACACAGACAGATGAAATCGATATCATCAGGGGAAAAGGAAGGGGGCCACCAGATTGAAAAAGGGATTACCAAAAGCAGATGGGATTTGAATTTGGATTAAAAATGTGAAATTGGGATTTGGGGGGGAGACTTACAGCGCTGGCAATGGAATCCGATAGGAATCTCCATTATCGAGAGCGGATTGTTTTGACCCGCCGAATGTGTGGCTCCTCCACGTggtctctctctccctctctgccatcgaagaagaagaagaagtgaagAAGAGTGGATTTTTGCTTTTCGTACATGGAATggaattgaataataataataataataataataataataaccataacaataatttaaattttctattttatcaCTTCACATTTTCACATGGCCTCCTCACTTTCCCCtttctttttccaataaatTCTGCAGGAAAATAAATGTCATTCTCCTTATTAATGACTTTCAATTTTCTACAcgtttattattatatttttttccattcttgaaattattttcatttttaaattacaaatatcttttttttttcttcaaattttagtAAATTATCTTTGTACTAATTTAACTTAACTCGAAGGAAAAAGGAAATcatacccaaaaaaaaaaaaaaaaaaaaaaaacaaaaaacaaaactttgtaGAATTTTATTATACAaaactttattatattaataattattttgaacaattttattatttaaagcAGATTCTCCAATTTTAAGTTTAGAGGTTAGTTTTGTTACTCaataaaagaaatcaaatttaaatttgaatgttTTGAAACTAAATTATAAGTTGAATTTAGTTTTCTTAAATAACTAGAAATACTAATTAGTTTCCatagttttttaaaagaaaacaatttcaacaatttGAACAATAAAATCATAACGAAAATTGGAAGctcttaaataatttagaaGTTTGTCACATATTTAAAACATGgtctaatatttattaattattattattgaataaaaaagacattttcctgttttctttcttttttgaaaaatgggACATATTGCTAACTAAATGgtatctcaaatttaaatgaaaaataaaaatctcaAACAAAGATCACACTTCTAAGTCAAGGCCTTGGACTTTGATAAGGATGTGGGGGTGGGGGtcctaaaaatatatatttattatgacaaacgttttaaatctatataaataattatattataattatatatttttatgaataATAAGGGGAATAGTAATAAAAATCAGTAGAATATTCCTTTTTCTAGATATAAAACATCTATCAactagattttattttattcattagttaaaaagattagattagattagattttattttcttcaataATGGTAAAGTAGGAAATCCAAcaatcaaattttaaataataatttgtattttacCTATCAAGTTAAAATTTATGTCACCTAGCtactatatttaatatttttttccatgactttattaaaaagattacttgctatttttctttactatattttataaatagttttatcTTTTAGATAAAAATTTCTCATTTATTTTCATGTGTTTTCAAAACAATGGTGTTTTGATtaaaaaaacctcaaaatttcgtttttaaggttttttttataaaaaaaaataacaaactatttgtaccaaaaagaaaaaatgtaaaataaacatGTGGGAGATTTCCAGAATAACAAGTCGGCGAGAAGTAGAGGATTTCGAATCCTTCAACGACACggaaataagaaaaagaaaaaagagtaattatttaaaaacatattttcgTTGTTTGTTTCACAGCCCCAAaccaaaccctaaccctaacTTTTCCTTCTTCCTCAATTCCATTTAAATACCCCCCACcacccttcttcttcctcattcGTTCCCCAttctcaattttcaattttcaattttcgtCCATTGTTTTCTTCTAAAAAGTTTGATCTTTATTCAATCACCCCCCCGTTCTTTTCCCCTTTCCCTCTCTTTGATTTTAGAGACCCCCTGCAATTTGAGAACGACCCTTCTTCGGTTCTTTCTTTTACTCTGTGATCGTTTTTTCTCTTCATCCGCCGCAATAGATCGGAGAATTTTTGAAAGATTTGTGAATGGTGGAAGAAAATTCTAGTAGTAGTAATTACATGCGCTCCCTTTTGGATTCAAGGGCGAGCGCTCGTCTTCCTCTTTCTGCTGCTTCTTCTTTCGCTTTTGGTTCTTGCAAGGAAGGCTGGTACTACCGCTGCCTTGGAGTTGACCCTTGAGAGATTTACTTGTTTCTCCTCAACCCCATTACAaggaattttttattttttgttctaaACAACCTTTTGCGATTTCtctgttttgaatttttttttatcgcGGCGCTAGCTTCGGTAAATTTTGTCGAGGCTCTCGTCGATTGCTGACTGATTCTCTGTTTGGGATATAAtctgaaggaaaaagaaagagaagggatTGGGATTTTGGATTTGATATTTTAGTTTACGAAAATGTTACTGTATAAGCAGAAGAAGAATCAGAATGTTAAGGGCAACAGGCTCTTGATCAGTATTAATGTCCTAGGCAGTGCTGGTCCGATTCGATTTATTGTTAACGAGGAGCAACTTGTTGCTGCTGTTATTGATACCGCGTTGAAATCATATGCGCGTGAGGGCCGATTGCCGATTCTTGGGTCCGATCTTAGAGATTTTCAGCTTTACTGCCCAAATACTGGACCAGATGGTAATTCAATtgatttttctctcttttgatAATTCAATTATCATCTTCTGTTACAATTTTCATTCACAATCATACTGCATGTGTCTAATCTGAAATAGCTGGAAAGATTGTGATTttattcataaatttttttttctttatgttaATTTCGTTTATTGGTATTGTGATGGGGATCCCTGTTCTGGGATTTGTTTTGTGGTGGGATATCTATTTCATGTCTTGAGAATCCTCTGATCACAATGGGATAAAACAATCTGGTGCTCCTTATTCTTATGTTGTTTGTAAATTTTTCTGCAGCCTTGAGTCCATGGGACACAATTGGATCGCACGGAGCTCGAAACTTCATGCTATGCAAGAAGCCACAGCCAGAAAAAGTGTCAGAAGAAGGAAAATCCCCACCAGGGCCAACCATCCCACGCAAAAGCGCCGGGAGCTGGAAGTCGTGGATCAACAAGTCTCTGAATTTGAAGATCTATTCCCATTGAATCCGCACGGCCACGACGATGTGGCGACAACAGCGGGTGATTGCTATCAATTAGGTTGGTTTTAGTTATTTGGGTGAGGTTGTTGTGGACCTTGgcaatttggttttttttttgctcTTGTTTTAGTCATTGTCGGACCCATATTACAACTTTCAAAAGGTTGGGTGGGTTCCCCTTTCTCTTCTTGAAATTGAAATAAACAGCGTGTACTTAGACTTTATCCCTTTCAAATAAATTACATCCTAGCTGGGTAAAAAGTTTCTGGAAAGTAGATTACAAAAGGCTTTATGCTTTTATGCTCTATCCTTTAATATTCTCTTTATGTGGTTGATTATGGTTTTGGCTAAATTCATGATTTTATCATCAATCTGATTGGTGTGGTTTGGATTATAGtttattgaatattatattGTTCAACTGTTGCGGTGATTGAAGGTTGTGTTGAATCAAAATGGGAGTTGGCGCACATCAAGGAATTGTATGATTGAAAAGCTGCTGGTGGTGGTTGTGGGCTaactttgatttgatttgacTTTGAAATTTGAAACTCCGTACCACGTTCTTATGGAATTTGATTATGTCATCGGTTTGCGAGTCATTTTCAAATCCTTCCTTTTGAATAGTGCGTGTGGATGGGTGTGGTCAGGGTCACTAACCCTATACTTTATCTGTTCAACTCTGCTTGATTTTTTACACCAAGTTTACTTTTTGTTGGCAATCGAATTGATGTTGTTGGatattttatgatatttattttTCGTACCGAATTTCTTGGATAGTGAAAGGATACGAACCATATGATAAAAATGATAGGAAGTTCCTAAAGAAGAGTTTACTAAAATTTGTTTAAAGAATCACAATTGATGAGATGTGAAACTATTGCATCTTGTCATGTTTCAACCCATGGAAATTGTTGGCACTTGGATTTGGATGGGTTTGTTGCCATTATGTTGATTCGTGTGTAAGAGATCACAATACCAGTGATACTACACTCTACAGAAGTACAAAAGAAGTAAGGTTAAGTTTGTATAATCCTCTCTTGTTTCGGTGATTTTTCTCTTGAGCTTTTTGTGCTGGATTTTGGGTTTTGTCAATGATAACTCTCAACAATTATTTTTAGATTTCCATGTGCATTACGGTAATTACTCTTCAAAGATAGGTGGCTAGACTCTTTAACCCGTTGATTACCAATCTAATGAGACTTTGTTGGAGGTGATTACTAGTTGTTGCAGTATGTCGATTTGGATGTTGGGTGATACAGTTTATGATGGATCAGTAAATGTGACAATATAGGTGGTTATGTTTTAATTTTCCAAAAGAACGAGTCTCCCCTGCTCTTCTAATTCTTAATTCAAATTTCATGTTTGGACACATTAATTGATGGAATGTTTTAAGCATGA containing:
- the LOC103504558 gene encoding uncharacterized protein At4g22758-like, with protein sequence MLLYKQKKNQNVKGNRLLISINVLGSAGPIRFIVNEEQLVAAVIDTALKSYAREGRLPILGSDLRDFQLYCPNTGPDALSPWDTIGSHGARNFMLCKKPQPEKVSEEGKSPPGPTIPRKSAGSWKSWINKSLNLKIYSH